A region of Fibrobacter succinogenes subsp. succinogenes S85 DNA encodes the following proteins:
- a CDS encoding TIGR02147 family protein, with protein sequence MFKSVIEYQDYHQYILDYYTERKRCSAFTWREFAKIAGFASGSYLKLVSDHKTRLVQEGARKTAIAMGLLGYEYDYFMLLVQYENAKNDQQKKKCFEAMQEITSAHKIKLLGSESYAYYESWLHSVVRELAPNMPGAKPLEIAKAIRIPVTAAEINDSLNFLLKNKFLTVDENGNYHQSDKLLTTGRLNFVSIPVHSLIRQMGEFALQAFDDLPISERFFSGLTMGVTEKSYKKVIEELKECRRKIFTAVSAEDETEKVCRLNIQLFPLTKNIKKRASENPKQADENAETTKGTEV encoded by the coding sequence ATGTTCAAATCCGTAATCGAATACCAGGACTATCACCAGTATATCCTGGACTACTACACCGAACGGAAGCGTTGTTCCGCTTTCACGTGGAGAGAATTTGCAAAGATTGCCGGATTTGCATCGGGTTCTTATCTCAAACTCGTGAGCGACCACAAAACACGCCTTGTCCAAGAAGGCGCCCGAAAAACAGCAATCGCCATGGGATTACTCGGCTATGAATACGACTACTTTATGCTGCTCGTGCAATATGAAAACGCCAAAAACGACCAGCAGAAAAAGAAATGCTTCGAAGCCATGCAAGAAATCACATCGGCGCACAAAATCAAGTTGCTCGGCAGCGAATCGTACGCTTATTACGAATCTTGGCTCCATTCCGTAGTCCGCGAACTCGCTCCCAACATGCCTGGAGCAAAGCCGCTCGAAATTGCAAAAGCCATCCGCATCCCAGTCACTGCCGCCGAAATCAACGACAGCTTAAACTTTCTTTTAAAGAATAAATTTTTGACCGTTGACGAAAACGGCAACTACCATCAAAGTGACAAATTGCTCACGACAGGCCGTCTCAACTTCGTCTCCATTCCAGTGCATTCGCTCATACGGCAGATGGGCGAATTCGCCTTGCAAGCATTCGACGACCTCCCCATCTCCGAAAGGTTCTTCAGCGGCCTCACGATGGGCGTCACCGAAAAGAGCTATAAAAAGGTTATCGAAGAGCTTAAAGAATGCCGCCGGAAAATTTTTACAGCAGTCTCCGCCGAAGACGAAACCGAAAAAGTTTGCAGGTTGAACATCCAACTGTTCCCATTAACAAAGAACATCAAGAAACGCGCCAGCGAAAATCC